The stretch of DNA acattgagtttatactgtagtatttttgttaattttaggttcatatatttagattaagttatttttagtgtatgtattattctttccttattcaaagcttgttcaaaaatgattttgatggttgtacatagaattttacgattttttataataaatactgtaacttgcaaatgttgcaacaatagtggaatgcaaatattaatatgtaattgcatttgaaattgaagaaaataataaaacttaatccaactgtttagttgcatcacaatatatgtcacaaactaaaactatcttaaaaatatcttttgagtatacattatcaaaaactgtttgcggctctttttacaattttcaaaatgcaatgcggctctcgaaaacccatgagtttgacaccactgatctattctagacgattcaagcattgctttgggaaattatatcacttcaattaaattgaaataatctcgctatattaaatacaaaatcgttgctatcataaaggtaaaccaattcagccactcgaaatatattggccttcacaaagcaatggaggcaaaattgagagttcatgagctatgaacatttgttcttttctttgtcttgaactttccatactccacagcccctatgaatttttattaattttgattaccATGtaatggtcatacatatctttaacttgtattttctgtcatgatgtattatctcaatgtgccaaactattaattagtgtgcatattttgcttccagatgacataaatgtattgtcatgtttattacctcagcttggagtattgacaagaaaaaggtccCAGTAAATTGTcccagtgagaattatatgcgaaatccctcagaataaatttgtctaaaatcggaggaaggcaaaaaatataggtagtttccatccacacaagcatttcaagaagacttgcgcgagccaaactaaatgagcatcgtcaggtgatcggtaaggatgcaagttgaattcagccctgcaacctcctgcatagaagataatattaattagtgggctatgagctaaattcctaaatttaaacaaacctatctacgatgcattatgtaccagcaatgttacctacgattaactgaatatgtaatatgtctaataaattcacctacaaaagcaagttcgataggtgcaaactttgtgttatggaattgtatcgcagcacagttttgtatgacaccctctttaaatgaaatttcaatgattaagcgcaaacattaaaattactaactttgaactttgtcattatctgcaaaatgttccacacaaatctttccgctatcgcgtttgtaatcttctctgataaaaaaaagtctatgatgtccagaattgctctttacagcttgcctgttattccagctttccaagtaagcaaaacttcttagatatagagattattttgtttcgttacaggcgcaaaaaggcaggtactacacgtaaaaaagacgccgagtagcaaaagcgagcggaaaacggacgcgaaaggcgacgagaaatatgtgcattggagcgtatcatgaaatacaatgttttgcctgtagtcttatggagtgacgtcagagttgcctatcatgttgtttaatgtcattggttaaaCTAAGTCTAGCTATATCTAACAAGTCAAGCAGTTGTCTTTGACTACTGCCTTGAAACTAATGCGACGTTAACTGACATGATAAAGACGATATTAAGGCAAAAATCGCTTTAAAGTTAAGAAACCAGCAGTAAGTTATAATCATACTCTTTCAAGTCAGTTCTCATATGCGACGTTCAATGTTAAGCTGTACAGAGGAAGTATGGCGCAATAAGCTAGTATTACGAACGTTTGGTAATGTATAGCCAATGTATCTTGCACGCATGAGTGAACATGCCGATTTTAAAACGCTTTTCAGCAAACACCCCAGGATAATTCATCGCTCGTATTTGCTTTACTGGTATTGcgtaatgttttatttttcttggCTGATTAACACGATGCACAGACTAGCATGAATTTACATGTTGAGCAACAAGTTAGCAATAGTTGTAGGcggtggtgggattcagccgcttctatagaaccgtctcacagaatttaATGAGATCaccgaaccggttagcattactagTTACTGCCAATGTCTTTTaataacagaaccggctgaaaaatatgacgtTTGTggaggaaccggctgacaaaaaattgagTCCCATCACTTGCTGTAGAACAATAAAGCGAGGTGATTTCATTTGCGTAATACGTGAAGTTGATCACGCGTACCGTTTATCCATGGATAAGAAAGCATGGATCTGTTGAAGTATCTTACCTTAGGCTACatgtttataattaaaataactAACATGTGAAAAAGGAGATTCATGCAATTCGAAAATGCAACATTTTCATAAAAAGCGTTACGTCTTGGCTCTGAAGAATGTTCTATACCAGTAACCAGTTTTGCCTTCATGCCGCCCGTGCAACGGTATGTACAAAAATGATATGGTTTGAGATGGAATGTCCAAACTAGACACCATGCCGATATAAGATTTATTGTGATATATCTATTTACTATCGTCCGCGTACcagtaattttattttgcttaCACACAAAAGGGTATTTTCTATATATAGATAAACATTTAGGCCTGCCTTAATTTGCGTCTCATCTGTGCCGGATCATGGAAAATGTTCATTGGTTAAACTTCTTCTTAACTGCTGTTCTTATGGCCGCTATTGCATATCAAGGGATGCGAATTATTGAACATGAAACAAACGATGCCGctgaatttcaatatttaaagtCACCTCTAACGTCAGAATCGGATATGACAGAAGCAACGCGGGATTTAATAGTACATTCAGGAAAGGAATTTTTAAATCCCGAAGTGATAAAAGTTACTGATAATGTTCATGTGGCTGTTGGATTTGCAATAGCAAATAGCGTTATGATAGAAGGTAAGCAAGACATATATAGATTCCGGTACATCTTTCAATGAAAGCATAGAAAATTGGCAACGTCATTGGTGCTCTATTACGTTATCTGTTCAGAAGCCGTAATTTACTGAAATCTCTGTGACTCTTGGGAATACTACAAAGGTGAAAAATAGATTCAGTTATAAGTAATATTGGTGAGAATTATCAAATAGTCAGGAACTACTGCACGCGCAACTATACACCAGAAAAAATCTATTCTAATTTAGAAGAGTGTCAAAGTTCTTGAAACGGCATGTTTGTAGAATcagttaaaataaaatacctaCTAAGGTTGTAAATTTCGGGTAATAGATGTGCGATATAGATAGATATGTTAATGAATACTATAATTTTACTTTGTGACTAGGTGATGACGGCCTCATCATCGTGGATACAACAGAAAGCGGTGAAATCATGCAGAATATTATGGaagaatttagaaaaatttcaacaaaacctGTGAAGGCTGTTGTGTTCACACATCATCATCCTGGTAAACacaaaaatgtttatatttatgctTATTTTACCACTGCTTCTTTCCTTAGCACACATTTGTAATTGGATTTGCAGATCATGTCTCTGGCATTGTTGCTGTATTGGAGGAAGGCAATAAAATATATCCGAATCAGAAGATTGATTTGTACGCTCACGAGTCAACCAGTGGTTTCATGGCTGCTGGAGGTAAATTTCTACTAAACTCTATAATAATTTGCTATTCGTGTATGGATTTAGTAATAACAGTCATAAACCTAATATACCCTAATCTATATCAGTCGTATTTTGGATTTCATTCAGGAAACCCGTACCAACCATAATGTGAAAATGTGCAATAGATCTCTACTGTATTTTTCTGGTATGTATGTTCCTTCGTATTTTTCATGTTCAGGTGGTCTGCAAGATATCGGGTTCAAGCGAGCGTTTAGGCAATTCGGAGCTCTTGTAAAACGTGATCGTCTCGCTCATGCCGGAAATGGAATCGGGCTGGAATTAAAATTCTCGAAAAAGCTGTATCATTTCGAGCAGCCACTACCAACAATAACTTTCAAGGATAAAGCGACCTTCAACGTTGCTGGTatgattatataattttttattagtgGCTACTGATACTGCTCCTCcacattatttgatattaaTGTATATATTTGCTCAAATACACAATTTCGAAGTTGAGTTTATCTACATCATTGGTTTTACGACTCATTTCACCCCATGCACAGGAATAAAGTTCGAAATGATTCACACACCCGGAGAAACAGATGATACGTCTGCTGTTTGGTTGCCGGAAAAGGGTGTTCTACTACCCGGGGACAACATATACAAATCATTTCCACATCTGTACGCAATCAGAGGAAGTCCTGTACGAGATTGTAAGCAATGGTACGAAAGCATAGATGTGGTGCGTGAATTGAAGGCACGATTTTTGATTCCCGGACACACCAGGCCCTTGGttggcactgaagaaattttcaATACATTGACAATATACAGAGATGCAATAAAGTACGTCCATGACCAAACAGTCAGATACACGAATAAAGGCTATCTCCCAGAAGACATTATTGGAAAAGTGATTTTACCTGATAATCTGGCTCAACATCCATACTTGGAGGAACGTTACGGTACAGTGAAATCTTCAGCGAAGGGCGTGTATAACCAATACTTAGGTTGGTTTAACGGTGAGCCAGTAGATTTGGAACCGTTGCATTCTAAAGATCGAGCTACTAGACTAGTTAATTTACTCTCGACTAAGGGATCGAATGGGATTGGAGTTCTTGTCCGCGAAGCTCAAAAATCGCTCGAAGAATCACGCCAAAATTTTGTAGAAAAAGGAAATCATATATCTGGAGATGACCAGTGGGCGCTTGAGTTGGCAGAAATTGCTTTGAAACTGAACCCTGACATTAAACTTGAGTCCGCTGCCAAGACGATAAAGATTAGTGCATTGAGAGCACTAGGTGTAGAGCATGGGTGTCCTAATGTGCGAAACTACTATTTTACAACCGCGTCAGAAATAGCTATGAATATGACGCCCCAACGACCGCAGGCAGCGCGCGCTTTTGAATGGAGTTCTTCGCCAATTGAAACGGTTCATCAAATGTTTTGTTACAAGATAAAAGGATTCGAATGCCAAAATGCGAATTATACCGTCCATCTTAATCTGACCGATTTATCATCGGAAATTGAGATAACTACCAGAAATGGTGTTTGTGACATTAATGATGATGTGTCTGGCTCACCATCGGTTGCTCTTACTTTGGATACACACACTTGGCGACTATTTCTAGGCGGAGAAAAGAATTTAGAATCTGAGATTGTTGCGGGCACGGTGAAATTGAACGCAGGAACAATGGATGTATTCGAAAAATTCATGAATTGTTTTGATGCGATGGTATAACAGGAACCGTACCTGCAATGTGAAGCAATGTTTTTTTCATGAGCAATCCAGTTCACCCACAAATTCTCAAAACTATCTGAACAATGAAGTTGCTGAATACTTACGAACgaaatacatataaaattttGCACTCCTGACTTAAAACATTGTACTGATATCAGAGGATCACAATTAAAAATTGTGCTTGAAAGCGACCAACTACTGCACGTTCTTTCTTTCGGAAAATTGTGTAGATTTCAGGATAAGCTAGCAAATTCCTATCGAAAATAAACTTTCACAAACAATGCCAAACTGTAGTCGATAAAATATTAGGTCAAAGTCAAGGCAGCTGTCCAATCGCGAGTTTGTCAAAGCGAACAAAAACGAGTTGATATCAATTAGTGTTGTTATTGTTTTCATTAATGATTGGTATTCAAAGTCGACGAATTACCGTAACATGTTGCGAATCATAGAACAAAAACGTCATTATTTCAAAGGCTGAATAAGTATGCGCAAGTAAAATCGATATAGTAAAGAAGGTCATAAATATAATCGAGAGCCGAAAAACAGAGCGAGAAGTTCGCGGCAAGTATATTAGCTGTTCCGATACACAAACTGCCCTTTTTATTCGAAGTTTCTCTAAAGTTGGATATCTATAAAATGCATGTCACAGCAAGTCAGAGTGTCAACGTATGATAATTTCGTGTGATATTTGTACATAAATTACGAAGAAGCAATGGTGTTGTTATATTTTAAGCGTGAACAATTAGAAAAAGACAACTGAACGAAACTAAATGATGAAACTCAACATACATATCAAGCCAAGGATATTGACTCGATATTTGATGAGTCGCAGTTGAAGACGTAAGCGGAGGATGACTCCGTAAATAACTAAGGTCCTTCGATTAcattagagcaggggtcggcaaacttttgtcgttcgcgggccaaaattaaaggttgcaaatcatgggcgggccgcacatacttttagaaagttaaatggatatggccaatgaatcacattttcacacagatttcagttaaatttcaagcagcgcgcgaagaatgatcatttgaatattttctgcgccattaaacaaatcatttgcactcagcatcaaattttttaaattctgttgTCATTTGTCTGATTAGAATCAATTTATAGGCTCATtgaacgagtgattgtgaattatatacttgttaggctataatataatttagtaacTCAAAACAagttctgttacgtaaagaatataatcgtcaatacagttgttttgttaatataattcagtgaagcgtcgcgggccggattatattgttccgcgggccgcagtttgccgacccctgcattagaggtaagatcgggcccaaaaattctAGCccggcccgtgggtattaaacccaATAATAAACTGGATTTACGATTTCTTTactggtacttttaaaaaacagatcgttgtatgcgatgaatgaTAATGATGGTTAGAAACAAATAACCCATTTTatgcgaaaccactcttaaaataagccccgaaaattctgcaatggtaaagtactattatattttttatgaacatatatttatttaaaaataaagtcagcgatagagaagcccgatccgaacgtaatgattgacatttcaggcccgacccgatcgggtcgggcttcagatcttagctctaccTTCGATCAATgaaatttgtattcaatattaaCTGCCTCAAACTGTATCATTTAGCAGCATTCCAGAGTGAAGCCATaacaacataaaaaaatttacccGGATGTATTTCgtttcaaataacaaaaataataacgAAAAGAGAAGAGAAGTAGTAATGAATGTAAGACGATCACTATCAAGAACAATTTCTaatctttgaaaaatttcacCATGGAGAAAAAACGAATACACAAATTCTAGACCAAATATTATAAACAGCACTAGACAGGCTgatcaaaacaatgaaaatatgaTTACATTACAAGAATAATGAAGAGtacctgaaaaaaaattaaaccgTTTATAGTTGGGGagacaaaatcaaaaataaaggAATTAAATCAAAAGAAACTTTTGGCCACACAAATTagagaaattattaaaaaatatgtatataatatGCTTCCATCATTAAGAATTTAGATAGAGGTGACATCCTGCTGAAAATACGTTTTTCTTTGTATAAATACGttcaaaattgacaatatttaaACCCAACAAATAAGAACTTGGTATGataaaaaattttccacaatggaacacaatcaaaaataaaatattttcctgtgAACGAGATGCAAATCTAAATTGGACAATTTTCCCTATTCGGTTTTTGCATTTATATATACGTAATATGTATTTAACATGAAAAATCAGGTCTTCCTCTGCATCCACTAACAGTTTGGACTGATTGTGGTGCACAGAGgcaaaaatattacttttagtGCATGCTGTATTAAATGGAAAGCCAAACTAATGAAGGGTAATAGCATAAATCACGTAAATACCTTGGATTTATTCAAAAGGGTCAGGCTGTTTTCAAATCACTGAATTAGGCTGAAGTGTAACAGCTTGCCTGGTCAGTGATTATAACCAAACTGCAATAACCAGGGCAATAAATGGACTTCCTTGGGAGATTGCCCTTGAAACGTTCTTTACTATCTTTGGGTGATATTTTGGTTGTATATGGTTCTTTGCACTTGAGTGGAGAGGCGCATGATATTTGAGTACTGGTACGATTTTTgattaaacattgaaaaaagGGTTGAAAAGGTCGATACAGCAGCAGGGGAgattgacaataaaaaaaaaacgactgATTCTCaagtattatattatttattaatcttcaaaaatttacaggaaattttcagaaaattattaaaatattgttaatCATTGGTGTCTCAGTCAGCGAAGATCATTTCAACAGTTGGCCAAAAAATATAGAAGATTCCGATCAGAATTGCGAATAATGCAACAAGAAGTGGTTtctgtaaacaaaaaaatggatTAAGTTTCACCAAATTGAGAACCGTTTACATACTAGAAATACACTACTTGGAATGCTGTCTGTCTGATAAAAGCAACAAAATTCGTGCTGTTATGCAAGCGTAGTTTTGATGTTGTACAATCACATTTTGCACCTGAAGTGTGGCTGTAAATTCAACATATTATGATGTCCCTTCTTACTTTTAATTGCAACTAATAACTGTCTTGGGTATACAAATGGGTATACAGAACATGCAATTATAAATGAACTTACACTAAATCCACTGTCGCTATCACCCTGTTTCTTTTGCAAAAGTTCTTGTTGTTGACCCAATAAATTATCAACTTCCTCTTGTTTTGCCATCAGTTTTGTTTCCATTTCCTGATGTTTGTTTCCGTGGCCACAAGGATCAAGGGTCATACCGTTTTACAGGCAGAGTTTGAGGAAACGGGATCATTAGTAAAAGTCACCGTTTCAGATCAAATCAGGCATCATCATCACCATGCAGGTAAATAAGGGATCAAGGGTCATAGGTTGTTATTTGTCATCCAGGGAGGGATCCAGAATAGCCAGGTAGCAAGTGAAGACATATATAGAAAGAAGAAAACAGCAAACAAATATGGTTAGCAAACTATCGAAGCAAACATGGATGTTACCAGATCTACAGTGACGAACAAGGTTTTCTATTAGCAGTGTTccaatttaaaaattcatatatttgagcataagtGATAGTTATATTTTGGTAACAATTTCATCCAGATTTTTTCAATGAGAACACTGCCAAAAATTTATCGTAACTACATGGTAGGCCAAAAATTCTATCTAAATAACGATTGGATAATGACAATAAGATTATCCATATTAAAAGCAGACATTTTCTGATAAATACCAGGGCTTGAGTATAGATAATCAAAGATAATTACCACCGAAAGGTCGACACCAAACCATGCATAATTTTGTGCTCGTATcagtaaaattttgataaaacatCCAGTGATCGAACGACGACAACtttaatatattaattaaatttttaattttttgaagtaaatcggctaaaacatcaaaaattcaaaacgtaggaatttgatatttatattgtaGCACCTTacataagaaaaataaaatatcaataaaatttccTAAAAAACATATACGGtatgtaaaataaaatgatgaccAGACCAGCTAGATGATAGGATTTTCAACCAAAATATGTGGTTAGAATGAGTAGGCTAGTCATTATGTGTATGGTTATTAAGTTAAGTTATGTTATAGAACAACTACCAACAATGTGCAGATCACATTCTTCGTTTGCACGATGAGATAGGTCATTGCCAAACAAGCTTTCCGTAATTGAAGTTTTTATTCACATGGAGAAAGCCTATGACATGGTTTGGAGGAATGGACTACTTTATAAGATTCATGCCATAAGAATAAGGGTTCTATTTATAGGTGGATTGGCTCTTTTTGAAATGGAGAACATTTGATAATGGCATAGTACAGGGTTGTGTGATAAGCCCTTTACTCTTTAGAGTCTTTACTATCATGATTAATGACATATCAATGGGGATTTGGGCAGACGATGTTGCATTTTGGGGGAAAGggggattttttttcaaaattaactatTCCAACTTgggaaacagaaatatttatttcttaaATCCCGCAAAAGAGTCttttaattataaaattgtCAAAGGTTTATCTACACCATTTATCACAAG from Styela clava chromosome 14, kaStyClav1.hap1.2, whole genome shotgun sequence encodes:
- the LOC120341680 gene encoding linear primary-alkylsulfatase-like, with protein sequence MENVHWLNFFLTAVLMAAIAYQGMRIIEHETNDAAEFQYLKSPLTSESDMTEATRDLIVHSGKEFLNPEVIKVTDNVHVAVGFAIANSVMIEGDDGLIIVDTTESGEIMQNIMEEFRKISTKPVKAVVFTHHHPDHVSGIVAVLEEGNKIYPNQKIDLYAHESTSGFMAAGGGLQDIGFKRAFRQFGALVKRDRLAHAGNGIGLELKFSKKLYHFEQPLPTITFKDKATFNVAGIKFEMIHTPGETDDTSAVWLPEKGVLLPGDNIYKSFPHLYAIRGSPVRDCKQWYESIDVVRELKARFLIPGHTRPLVGTEEIFNTLTIYRDAIKYVHDQTVRYTNKGYLPEDIIGKVILPDNLAQHPYLEERYGTVKSSAKGVYNQYLGWFNGEPVDLEPLHSKDRATRLVNLLSTKGSNGIGVLVREAQKSLEESRQNFVEKGNHISGDDQWALELAEIALKLNPDIKLESAAKTIKISALRALGVEHGCPNVRNYYFTTASEIAMNMTPQRPQAARAFEWSSSPIETVHQMFCYKIKGFECQNANYTVHLNLTDLSSEIEITTRNGVCDINDDVSGSPSVALTLDTHTWRLFLGGEKNLESEIVAGTVKLNAGTMDVFEKFMNCFDAMV